Part of the Streptomyces sp. NBC_00457 genome, CCTCGTCGTGCAGCCGGGGGTCGAAGTCCAGGGACAGTCCGCCGAGGGCGGGGCGCTGCTCGACCGGGTCGCCGAGGACCCACACTCCGCTGCGGCCCTCGACCCGGCTGGTCTCCAGGCCGAACTCCGTGCAGGTGCGGATCAGGGCCTCTTCCAGGCGTCGTACATGCGCCACGACGTCCACCGGACGCGGGAGCTTCTGGATGGGGTAGCCCACCAGCTGGCCCGGTCCGTGCCAGGTGATCTTGCCGCCGCGGTCCACGTCGATGACGGGGGTGCCGTCGAGGGGGCGCTCGTCGTCGGCGGTGCGGCGGCCCGCCGTATACACCGCCGGGTGCTCCAGGAGCAGCACCGTGTCGGGGATCTCGTCCGCGAAGCGCGCGGCGTGCACCCGGCGCTGCTCGTCCCACGCCTCCTGGTACTCGACGGCTTCCGCTCCGAATCCCATCCGGACGAACCGCAATCCACTCACGGCAAGCGCCTCCCTCAAAGACGGCTGTGTCAGGCACGTAACGCGCCCACGCCACTGTACGTCCGGCCGATGCCCGTCAGTCCTGAGGGCAATCCTCACACGATCGGATGAATAGACGGCGAAGAGTGTGATGGCTTGCTTACTCTCCG contains:
- the lipB gene encoding lipoyl(octanoyl) transferase LipB, whose translation is MSGLRFVRMGFGAEAVEYQEAWDEQRRVHAARFADEIPDTVLLLEHPAVYTAGRRTADDERPLDGTPVIDVDRGGKITWHGPGQLVGYPIQKLPRPVDVVAHVRRLEEALIRTCTEFGLETSRVEGRSGVWVLGDPVEQRPALGGLSLDFDPRLHDEEFDPRLNGPEYAPSNAGQRREDRKIAAIGIRVAKGVTMHGFALNVNPDNKWFDRIIPCGIRDAGVASLASELGRDVTIDEVLPVVERHLKDVLENAELKPREIEKATA